The Plasmodium yoelii strain 17X genome assembly, chromosome: 4 genome has a window encoding:
- a CDS encoding PIR protein has protein sequence MNKEVCKKFQDVRTSLSDELEGNGIPDFKDDSFLNKYCNSGNCISDFDRISAGCLYLFDGFFGNSSVFEYIAKNNINLVEYILIWLSYMLNLNKSEKHDNIKDFYNYKINSYDNYKQGINGVSDYKSYKDLIDRKKYLSMDINIISKFYDPFKSLCNLYTEFDDDNKNCKKCSNKAKEFVEKYKGLNEDSDINEKSPYDQLLSTLSTDYDNLKNKCKDVQNSNFPALTEINTLQDAGQTTKQTGGTEQTGGTEQTGGTEQTVQKSDATSSSSSIVSKLIPVLSIFGAISIFWGISYKYSLFGFRKRTQKHLREKLKK, from the exons atgaataaggaagtg TGTAAAAAGTTCCAGGATGTAAGGACCTCACTTTCCGATGAATTGGAAGGTAACGGAATCCCCGATTTTAAAGATGATAGTTttttaaataagtattgTAATAGTGGTAATTGTATTAGTGATTTCGATAGAATAagtgctggatgtttatatttgtttgatgGATTCTTTGGGAATTCTTCTGTGTTTGAGTATATTGCAAAAAATAACATCAATCTTgttgaatatattttgatatggttaagttatatgttaaacctgaACAAAAGTGAAAAACACGACAACATAAaagatttttataattataaaataaatagttatgataattataaacaGGGAATAAATGGTGTTAGTGATTATAAGAGTTATAAGGATCTCATagatagaaaaaaatatttaagtatggatattaatattatatctaaattttatgatccatttaaatcattatgtaactTGTATACTGAATTTGATGATGACAATAAAAATTGCAAAAAATGTTCGAATAAAGCTAAAgaatttgttgaaaaatataaaggacTTAATGAAGATTCTGATATTAATGAAAAGAGTCCATATGATCAACtattgtctacattatcaactgattatgataatttaaaaaataaatgtaaagaTGTTCAAAATAGCAATTTTCCAGCCCTTACAGAGATAAATACATTACAAGATGCTGGGCAAACTACTAAACAAACTGGGGGAACTGAACAAACTGGAGGAACTGAACAAACTGGAGGAACTGAACAAACTGTACAAAAGTCTGATGctacatcatcaagttcgtcgatagtaagcaaattaattccagttttatcgatatttggtgcaatatcaattttttggggaatttcttataag tattcattatttggatttcggaaaagaactcaaaaacatttaagagaaaagctaaaaaaatga